A DNA window from Carassius gibelio isolate Cgi1373 ecotype wild population from Czech Republic chromosome A8, carGib1.2-hapl.c, whole genome shotgun sequence contains the following coding sequences:
- the LOC128018562 gene encoding adiponectin receptor protein 1 — translation MTTCHHGDRGSNGDAKRCTSDDEDAEFTELGPLLTHPAEAEKSRGASAFPDEDENEDEEQGLRVVTLPMQAHHAMEKMEEFVHKVWEGRWRVIPYHLLPDWLKDNDYLLQGHRPPMPSFRACFGSIFRIHTETGNIWTHLLGLILFLCLGTLTMLRPNVSFMAPVQEKVVLGMFFLGAVLCLSFSWLFHTVYCHSEKVSRTFSKLDYSGIALLIMGSFVPWLYYSFYCSPQPRFIYLSVVCVLGVAAIVVAQWDRFATPRHRSTRAGVFMGLGLSGLIPTMHFTIAEGFVKATTVGQMGWFYLMGAMYISGASLYAARIPERYFPGKCDIWFQSHQIFHVLVVAAAFVHFYGISNLQEFRYGLEGGCTDDTLL, via the exons ATGACAACGTGTCACCATGGTGACCGCGGCTCCAACGGTGATGCCAAGCGGTGCACCTCTGATGACGAGGACGCAGAGTTCACCGAGCTTGGGCCGCTGCTGACACATCCAGCTGAAGCAGAGAAATCGAGA GGTGCATCAGCATTCCCTGATGAGGATGAGAACGAGGATGAAGAACAAGGATTGCGGGTGGTTACACTGCCCATGCAGGCACACCATGCCATGGAGAAGATGGAGGAGTTTGTACACAAG GTATGGGAAGGACGTTGGCGTGTTATTCCATACCATCTCCTCCCAGATTGGCTAAAGGATAATGATTACCTGCTGCAGGGACACCGTCCACCCATGCCGTCTTTCCGTGCCTGTTTTGGGAGCATCTTTAGGATTCACACAGAAACTGGAAACATCTGGACGCACCTGTTGG GCCTAATTCTGTTCCTGTGCTTGGGCACATTGACAATGCTGCGGCCAAACGTTTCATTCATGGCACCCGTGCAGGAGAAAGTGGTGTTGGGGATGTTCTTCCTTGGTGCAGTTCTTTGTTTGTCCTTCTCCTGGCTTTTTCACACTGTCTACTGCCACTCTGAAAAAGTCTCTAGGACTTTCTCCAA GCTGGATTACTCTGGTATTGCGTTGTTAATCATGGGCTCATTCGTTCCATGGCTGTACTACTCGTTTTACTGCTCTCCTCAGCCGCGGTTCATCTATCTCTCTGTTGTATGTGTGCTGGGTGTTGCTGCTATCGTTGTGGCCCAGTGGGACAGATTCGCCACCCCTCGGCACCGGTCCACACGTGCAG GTGTTTTCATGGGCCTTGGGCTGAGTGGGCtcattcccacaatgcattttaCCATCGCAGAGGGTTTTGTGAAAGCAACAACAGTGGGTCAGATGGGCTGGTTCTATCTGATGGGTGCCATGTACATTAGCGGAGCATCACTTTATGCAGCACGGATACCTGAACGTTACTTCCCTGGCAAATGTGACATCTGG TTTCAGTCTCATCAGATATTCCATGTGCTGGTTGTTGCGGCGGCATTTGTCCATTTTTATGGGATCTCAAACTTGCAGGAGTTCCGCTATGGCCTGGAAGGAGGCTGCACAGATGACACTctgctgtaa